The Rhinopithecus roxellana isolate Shanxi Qingling chromosome 13, ASM756505v1, whole genome shotgun sequence genome contains a region encoding:
- the LOC104670080 gene encoding cytochrome P450 2D17 isoform X1, translated as MELDTLVPLAVTVAIFLLLVDLMHRRQCWAARYPPGPLPLPGLGNLLHVDFKNTPYCFDQLRRRFGDVFSLQLAWTPVVVLNGLAAVREALVTYGEDTADRPPVPITQVLGVGPHSQGVFLARYGPAWREQRRFSVSTLRNLGLGKKSLEQWVTEEAACLCAAFTDQAGRPFRPNSLLDKAVSNVIASLTYGRRFEYDDPRFLRLLDLTQEALKEESGLLREVLNAIPLLLHIPGMGGKVLRSQKALLTQLDELLTEHRMTWDPAQTPRDLTEAFLAEMEKAKGNPESSFNEENLRMVVSDLFSAGMVTTSTTLAWGLLLMILHPDVQRHVQQEIDDVIGQVRRPEMGDQARMPYTTAVIHEVQRFGDIVPLGVTHMTSRDIEIQGFLIPKGTTLFTNLSSVLKDEAVWEKPFRFHPEHFLDAQGHFVKPEAFLPFSAGACGEPGSLPASIESCRGPAREPGSLTPLPSPPHRPPCMPRGAPGPHGALPLLHLPAAALQLLSARRTTPAQPPWCLCFPGDPIPLRALCCAPLEWGT; from the exons ATGGAGCTAGATACACTGGTGCCCCTGGCTGTGACAGTTGCCATCTTCCTGCTCCTGGTGGACCTGATGCACCGGCGCCAATGCTGGGCTGCACGCTACCCGCCAGGTCCCCTGCCACTGCCGGGGCTGGGCAACCTGTTGCATGTGGACTTCAAGAACACACCATACTGCTTCGACCAG TTGCGGCGCCGCTTCGGGGACGTGTTCAGCCTGCAGCTGGCCTGGACGCCGGTGGTCGTGCTCAATGGACTGGCGGCCGTGCGCGAGGCGCTGGTGACCTACGGCGAGGACACTGCCGACCGCCCGCCTGTGCCCATCACCCAGGTCCTGGGTGTTGGGCCGCACTCCCAAG GGGTGTTCCTGGCGCGCTACGGGCCCGCGTGGCGCGAGCAGAGGCGCTTCTCCGTGTCTACCTTGCGCAACTTGGGCCTGGGTAAGAAGTCGCTGGAGCAATGGGTGACCGAAGAGGCCGCCTGCCTCTGTGCTGCCTTCACCGACCAAGCTG GACGACCCTTTCGCCCCAACAGCCTCCTGGATAAAGCAGTGAGCAACGTGATCGCCTCCCTCACCTATGGGCGCCGCTTCGAGTACGACGACCCTCGCTTCCTCAGGCTGCTTGACCTAACACAAGAGGCGCTGAAGGAGGAGTCAGGCTTACTGCGCGAG GTGCTGAATGCCATCCCCCTCCTCCTGCACATCCCTGGGATGGGTGGCAAGGTCCTACGCTCCCAAAAGGCTCTCCTGACCCAGCTAGATGAGCTGCTGACTGAGCACAGGATGACCTGGGACCCAGCCCAGACACCCCGAGACCTGACTGAGGCCTTCCTGGCAGAGATGGAGAAG GCTAAGGGGAACCCTGAGAGCAGCTTCAATGAAGAGAACCTGCGCATGGTGGTGTCTGACCTGTTCTCTGCTGGGATGGTGACCACCTCAACCACGCTGGCCTGGGGCCTCCTACTCATGATCCTGCACCCGGATGTGCAGC GCCATGTCCAACAGGAGATCGACGACGTGATAGGGCAGGTGCGGCGACCAGAGATGGGTGACCAGGCTCGCATGCCCTACACCACTGCCGTGATTCACGAGGTGCAGCGCTTTGGGGACATCGTCCCCCTGGGTGTGACCCATATGACATCCCGTGACATCGAAATACAGGGCTTCCTCATCCCTAAG GGGACGACGCTCTTCACCAACCTGTCATCGGTGCTGAAGGATGAGGCCGTCTGGGAGAAGCCCTTCCGCTTCCACCCCGAACACTTCCTGGATGCCCAGGGCCACTTTGTGAAGCCAGAGGCCTTCCTGCCTTTCTCAGCAGGTGCCTGTGGGGAGCCCGGCTCCCTGCCTGCTTCCATAGAATCTTGCAGGGGTCCTGCCCGGGAGCCAGGCTCACtgacacccctcccctcccctccccacaggcCGCCGTGCATGCCTCGGGGAGCCCCTGGCCCGCATGGagctcttcctcttcttcacctGCCTGCTGCAGCGCTTCAGCTTCTCAGTGCCCGCCGGACAACCCCGGCCCAGCCACCATGGTGTCTTTGCTTTCCTGGTGACCCCATCCCCCTACGAGCTTTGTGCTGTGCCCCGCTAGAATGGGGTACCTAG
- the LOC104670080 gene encoding cytochrome P450 2D17 isoform X2, with translation MELDTLVPLAVTVAIFLLLVDLMHRRQCWAARYPPGPLPLPGLGNLLHVDFKNTPYCFDQLRRRFGDVFSLQLAWTPVVVLNGLAAVREALVTYGEDTADRPPVPITQVLGVGPHSQGVFLARYGPAWREQRRFSVSTLRNLGLGKKSLEQWVTEEAACLCAAFTDQAGRPFRPNSLLDKAVSNVIASLTYGRRFEYDDPRFLRLLDLTQEALKEESGLLREVLNAIPLLLHIPGMGGKVLRSQKALLTQLDELLTEHRMTWDPAQTPRDLTEAFLAEMEKAKGNPESSFNEENLRMVVSDLFSAGMVTTSTTLAWGLLLMILHPDVQRHVQQEIDDVIGQVRRPEMGDQARMPYTTAVIHEVQRFGDIVPLGVTHMTSRDIEIQGFLIPKGTTLFTNLSSVLKDEAVWEKPFRFHPEHFLDAQGHFVKPEAFLPFSAGRRACLGEPLARMELFLFFTCLLQRFSFSVPAGQPRPSHHGVFAFLVTPSPYELCAVPR, from the exons ATGGAGCTAGATACACTGGTGCCCCTGGCTGTGACAGTTGCCATCTTCCTGCTCCTGGTGGACCTGATGCACCGGCGCCAATGCTGGGCTGCACGCTACCCGCCAGGTCCCCTGCCACTGCCGGGGCTGGGCAACCTGTTGCATGTGGACTTCAAGAACACACCATACTGCTTCGACCAG TTGCGGCGCCGCTTCGGGGACGTGTTCAGCCTGCAGCTGGCCTGGACGCCGGTGGTCGTGCTCAATGGACTGGCGGCCGTGCGCGAGGCGCTGGTGACCTACGGCGAGGACACTGCCGACCGCCCGCCTGTGCCCATCACCCAGGTCCTGGGTGTTGGGCCGCACTCCCAAG GGGTGTTCCTGGCGCGCTACGGGCCCGCGTGGCGCGAGCAGAGGCGCTTCTCCGTGTCTACCTTGCGCAACTTGGGCCTGGGTAAGAAGTCGCTGGAGCAATGGGTGACCGAAGAGGCCGCCTGCCTCTGTGCTGCCTTCACCGACCAAGCTG GACGACCCTTTCGCCCCAACAGCCTCCTGGATAAAGCAGTGAGCAACGTGATCGCCTCCCTCACCTATGGGCGCCGCTTCGAGTACGACGACCCTCGCTTCCTCAGGCTGCTTGACCTAACACAAGAGGCGCTGAAGGAGGAGTCAGGCTTACTGCGCGAG GTGCTGAATGCCATCCCCCTCCTCCTGCACATCCCTGGGATGGGTGGCAAGGTCCTACGCTCCCAAAAGGCTCTCCTGACCCAGCTAGATGAGCTGCTGACTGAGCACAGGATGACCTGGGACCCAGCCCAGACACCCCGAGACCTGACTGAGGCCTTCCTGGCAGAGATGGAGAAG GCTAAGGGGAACCCTGAGAGCAGCTTCAATGAAGAGAACCTGCGCATGGTGGTGTCTGACCTGTTCTCTGCTGGGATGGTGACCACCTCAACCACGCTGGCCTGGGGCCTCCTACTCATGATCCTGCACCCGGATGTGCAGC GCCATGTCCAACAGGAGATCGACGACGTGATAGGGCAGGTGCGGCGACCAGAGATGGGTGACCAGGCTCGCATGCCCTACACCACTGCCGTGATTCACGAGGTGCAGCGCTTTGGGGACATCGTCCCCCTGGGTGTGACCCATATGACATCCCGTGACATCGAAATACAGGGCTTCCTCATCCCTAAG GGGACGACGCTCTTCACCAACCTGTCATCGGTGCTGAAGGATGAGGCCGTCTGGGAGAAGCCCTTCCGCTTCCACCCCGAACACTTCCTGGATGCCCAGGGCCACTTTGTGAAGCCAGAGGCCTTCCTGCCTTTCTCAGCAG gcCGCCGTGCATGCCTCGGGGAGCCCCTGGCCCGCATGGagctcttcctcttcttcacctGCCTGCTGCAGCGCTTCAGCTTCTCAGTGCCCGCCGGACAACCCCGGCCCAGCCACCATGGTGTCTTTGCTTTCCTGGTGACCCCATCCCCCTACGAGCTTTGTGCTGTGCCCCGCTAG
- the LOC104670158 gene encoding LOW QUALITY PROTEIN: cytochrome P450 2D17-like (The sequence of the model RefSeq protein was modified relative to this genomic sequence to represent the inferred CDS: inserted 1 base in 1 codon), translating to MGLDALVPLAMTVAIFLLLVDLMYRRQRWAARYPPGPLPLPGLGNLLHVDFKNTPYCFDQLRRRFGDVFSLQLVWTLVVVLNGLAAVREALVTCREDTXDRPPLPIYQVLGIGPRSQGVFLAHYGPAWREQRRFSVSTLRNLGLGKKSLEQWVTEEAACLCAAFADQAGCPFRPNGLLDKAASNVIASLTCGCRFEYDDPRFLRLLDLAQEGLKDESSFLHQVQSEGPQVPLLLRIPALAGKVLPSQKAFLTQLDELLTEHRMTWDPAQPPRDLTDAFLAEMEKAKKNPESSFNEENLRLVVADLFSAGMVTTSTTLAWGLLLMVLHPDVQRRVQQEIDDVIGQVRRPEMGDQAHMPYTTAVIHEVQRFGDIVPLNVPHMTSRDIEVQGFLIPKGTTLFTNLSSVLKDEAVWEKPFRFHPEHFLDAQGHFVKPEAFLPFSAGRRACLGEPLAHMELFLFFTCLMQRFSFSVPTGQPRPSHSHVVGFLVTPSPYELCAVPR from the exons ATGGGGCTGGATGCACTGGTGCCCCTGGCCATGACAGTAGCCATCTTCCTGCTCCTGGTGGACCTGATGTACCGGCGCCAACGCTGGGCTGCACGCTACCCACCAGGTCCCCTGCCACTCCCTGGGCTGGGCAACCTGCTGCATGTGGACTTCAAGAACACACCATACTGCTTCGACCAG CTGCGGCGCCGCTTCGGGGACGTGTTCAGCCTGCAGCTGGTCTGGACGCTGGTGGTCGTGCTCAATGGGCTGGCGGCTGTGCGCGAGGCACTGGTGACCTGCCGCGAGGACA GCGACCGCCCGCCTTTGCCCATCTACCAGGTCCTGGGCATCGGGCCGCGCTCCCAAG GGGTGTTCCTGGCGCACTACGGGCCCGCGTGGCGCGAGCAGAGGCGCTTCTCCGTGTCTACCTTGCGCAACTTGGGCCTGGGCAAGAAGTCGCTGGAGCAGTGGGTGACCGAGGAGGCCGCCTGCCTCTGTGCCGCCTTCGCCGACCAAGCCG GATGCCCCTTTCGCCCCAATGGCCTCCTGGACAAAGCGGCGAGCAACGTAATTGCCTCCCTTACCTGCGGGTGCCGCTTTGAGTACGACGACCCTCGCTTTCTCAGGCTGCTGGACCTAGCGCAGGAGGGATTGAAGGACGAGTCCAGCTTCCTGCACCAGGTGCAGAGCGAGGGACCGCAGG TCCCCCTCCTCCTGCGCATCCCAGCGCTGGCTGGCAAGGTCCTACCCTCCCAAAAGGCTTTCCTGACCCAGCTAGATGAGCTGCTGACCGAGCACAGGATGACCTGGGACCCAGCCCAGCCACCCCGAGACCTGACTGACGCCTTCCTGGCAGAGATGGAGAAG GCCAAGAAGAACCCCGAGAGCAGCTTCAATGAAGAGAACCTGCGCCTTGTGGTGGCTGACCTGTTCTCTGCTGGGATGGTGACCACCTCGACCACGCTGGCCTGGGGCCTCCTGCTCATGGTCCTGCACCCGGATGTGCAGC GCCGTGTCCAACAGGAGATCGACGACGTGATAGGGCAGGTGCGGCGACCAGAGATGGGTGACCAGGCTCACATGCCCTACACCACTGCCGTGATTCACGAGGTGCAGCGCTTTGGGGACATTGTTCCCCTGAATGTGCCCCACATGACATCCCGTGACATCGAAGTGCAGGGCTTCCTCATCCCTAAG GGGACGACGCTCTTCACCAACCTGTCATCGGTGCTGAAGGATGAGGCCGTCTGGGAGAAGCCCTTCCGCTTCCACCCCGAACACTTCCTGGATGCCCAGGGCCACTTTGTGAAGCCAGAGGCCTTCCTGCCTTTCTCAGCAG gcCGCCGTGCATGCCTCGGGGAGCCCCTGGCCCACATGGagctcttcctcttcttcacctGCCTGATGCAGCGCTTCAGCTTCTCGGTGCCCACCGGACAGCCCAGGCCCAGCCACTCTCATGTTGTTGGCTTTCTGGTGACCCCTTCCCCCTACGAGCTTTGTGCTGTGCCCCGCTAG